The following coding sequences lie in one Deltaproteobacteria bacterium genomic window:
- a CDS encoding 23S rRNA (adenine(2503)-C(2))-methyltransferase RlmN, with translation MPRAFADLTLADLVAMRPPGSPVHLLGALHRVTRWPRDGEGLAAPSLGRALRSFVAQEIDLALPEIVDAKHSDDGATKLLLRLHDGAQVEAVHMPRAVRNPRVTLCISSQVGCAMGCGFCRTAAMGLVRNLDAGEIVGQVLATLLALGPEDPQRVSLVFMGMGEPLHNLAAVLRAIEILCEPAGLGLSPMRITVSTSGLVAGIDALAQARVRPALALSLNATTDAQRGRLMPIARSNSLEDLRAALARFPLRSHEKLTLEYVLLAGDNDDDDDADRLAGFAAGLRHNLNVIPWNAFDGASFTRPSAPRTAEFVARLRAQGCLATVRKSRGPDVAGACGQLATASIRTRRGANDLGAR, from the coding sequence ATGCCGCGCGCCTTCGCTGACCTCACCCTCGCCGACCTCGTGGCCATGCGGCCACCGGGCTCGCCGGTGCACCTGCTCGGTGCGCTGCATCGCGTCACGCGGTGGCCGCGGGATGGCGAGGGACTCGCGGCGCCGAGCCTGGGTCGCGCGCTGCGGTCGTTCGTGGCGCAGGAGATCGATCTCGCGCTGCCGGAGATCGTCGATGCCAAGCACTCCGACGACGGTGCGACCAAGCTGCTGCTGCGCCTGCACGACGGCGCGCAGGTCGAGGCGGTGCACATGCCCCGTGCGGTCCGCAATCCGCGGGTGACGCTGTGCATCTCGAGTCAGGTCGGCTGCGCGATGGGCTGCGGGTTCTGCCGCACCGCCGCGATGGGGCTGGTGCGCAACCTCGACGCCGGCGAGATCGTCGGCCAGGTGCTGGCGACGTTGCTCGCGCTGGGGCCCGAAGATCCGCAGCGCGTGTCGCTGGTGTTCATGGGCATGGGCGAGCCGCTGCACAACCTCGCGGCGGTGCTGCGCGCGATCGAGATCTTGTGCGAGCCCGCGGGGCTGGGGCTGTCGCCGATGCGGATCACGGTGTCGACCTCGGGCCTCGTCGCCGGCATCGATGCGCTGGCGCAGGCCCGCGTGCGGCCGGCGCTGGCACTGTCGCTGAACGCGACCACAGACGCGCAACGCGGCCGCTTGATGCCGATCGCCCGCAGCAACAGCCTCGAGGATCTGCGCGCGGCGCTCGCACGCTTTCCGCTGCGCTCCCACGAGAAGCTCACGCTGGAGTACGTGTTGCTCGCCGGGGACAACGACGACGACGACGATGCCGACCGACTGGCGGGCTTCGCCGCGGGCCTGCGCCACAACCTCAACGTGATCCCGTGGAACGCGTTCGACGGCGCCAGCTTCACGCGACCGAGTGCGCCGCGCACGGCCGAGTTCGTCGCGCGGCTGCGCGCCCAGGGCTGCCTGGCGACGGTTCGCAAGTCGCGGGGGCCCGATGTCGCAGGCGCATGCGGGCAGCTGGCGACCGCGTCGATCCGCACGCGCCGAGGCGCCAACGACCTCGGCGCCCGCTAA
- a CDS encoding serine/threonine protein kinase, whose amino-acid sequence MDEQTDEYGDDELDDELEDPLLRMLAAAPAVPLGTATLPPGTLVGQSYRLQRRLGAGAMGVVYEAVDQVLSRRVALKVHEIGRSDRAARMWREARAMARLSHPNVVTVHEVGVDGSRGFIAMELVEGTNARQWCEARPRTWAEILAVYRAAGRGLAAAHAVGLVHRDFKPDNLMIGDDGRVRVADFGLVLERAHGEASYPSEASDVAALDPDDRVTRAGTTVGTPAYMAPEQRRRGVADARSDQFAYCVALHEALFGVRPGAEALAGARRGASDDVPRWIDTVLTRGMATEPDARYPDMHAVVDALDPAPRRRRRVVLSLGLGGTISALALLRVGGMLSPAGAAAPDCAAAGAAIDDSWSDETATQLAARWRADAPALAEVASRTIPPVLDAWRDQWRDAARSACEATRVRGEQSEQRLDERMDCLAGARRRFDAVIDVFGEAKSDALARADTVLATLPDLSACARVDAWGERARLDPERQAAYDDLSRAVDRAVAQVAAGRVAVGRSALDEVIPALESAGFQEPLIEARRRRGEALLSAGRRDDALVDLVAAHDLALLHADRDTIAETMLQLARAVGETPAGTTEAQRWLASARHLVDVLQWSPQRQEPLGLAAAEIAANGEQEAHSLELIDRMLEQDPLDVTTHIRLLSLRGAVLQRSGRFEEALATHDLALAYVERERGPNHPLTADVLGNRTVALDGLSRLDEIERSLARMLEIRVAAFGPDAPLVGDVYLQLAGTAVAAGRMREAASSLTRAEALHRAGGDDIGLVYDLAMIGEVQLALDDVERSRVAYDEAVALAERTYGPNSLRVANVLLERDNLHRASGQPGRSLVELERAQTILSRELAPDDTRLALAQGRLSTVYGELGRHEEAVAHARAAMRTFDARLPPDSPNRVLVLRSFAGVLSAAGEHGEALDRLRAAQRLADRVLPSTHRDRLGIHVDLVNELVANGSRDEAIAAARAAIAMMPGVVDPPERATSLPELLRRAQALPRGRANG is encoded by the coding sequence ATGGACGAGCAGACCGATGAGTACGGTGACGACGAGCTCGACGACGAGCTCGAGGATCCGTTGCTCCGCATGCTCGCGGCCGCACCGGCGGTGCCGCTCGGGACCGCGACGTTGCCGCCCGGGACGCTCGTGGGTCAGAGCTATCGCCTGCAGCGCAGGCTCGGCGCGGGCGCGATGGGGGTCGTCTACGAAGCCGTCGATCAGGTGCTGTCGCGCCGTGTAGCGCTGAAGGTGCACGAGATCGGCCGCAGCGATCGCGCGGCGCGGATGTGGCGAGAGGCGCGGGCGATGGCGCGGCTGTCCCATCCCAACGTGGTGACCGTGCACGAGGTCGGTGTCGACGGCTCGCGCGGCTTCATCGCGATGGAGCTCGTCGAGGGCACCAACGCCCGCCAGTGGTGCGAGGCGCGGCCGCGTACGTGGGCCGAGATCCTCGCGGTGTACCGCGCGGCGGGGCGCGGACTCGCGGCCGCCCACGCGGTCGGGCTCGTGCACCGCGACTTCAAGCCCGACAACCTGATGATCGGTGACGACGGCCGGGTCCGCGTGGCCGACTTCGGACTCGTGCTCGAGCGGGCGCACGGCGAGGCCTCGTACCCGTCCGAAGCCAGTGATGTCGCTGCGCTCGATCCCGACGATCGCGTGACGCGGGCAGGCACCACCGTCGGCACGCCGGCCTACATGGCACCCGAGCAACGTCGCCGCGGGGTCGCCGACGCCCGCAGCGATCAGTTCGCGTACTGCGTTGCGCTGCACGAGGCGCTCTTCGGCGTGCGTCCCGGCGCCGAAGCGCTCGCGGGCGCGCGGCGGGGTGCGAGCGACGACGTGCCGCGCTGGATCGACACCGTGCTGACGCGCGGCATGGCGACGGAGCCCGACGCGCGCTACCCCGACATGCACGCGGTGGTGGACGCGCTCGATCCGGCGCCGCGGCGTCGTCGGCGTGTGGTGCTGTCGCTGGGCCTCGGCGGCACCATCAGCGCGCTCGCGCTGCTGCGCGTCGGCGGCATGCTGTCGCCGGCCGGCGCGGCCGCACCCGATTGTGCGGCCGCCGGCGCCGCCATCGACGACAGCTGGTCCGACGAGACCGCCACGCAGCTCGCGGCGCGCTGGCGGGCCGACGCGCCGGCGCTGGCCGAGGTCGCGAGTCGCACGATCCCGCCGGTGCTCGATGCCTGGCGCGACCAGTGGCGTGACGCGGCGCGCTCGGCCTGCGAGGCCACGCGCGTGCGCGGCGAGCAGTCGGAGCAGCGGCTCGACGAGCGCATGGATTGCCTCGCCGGGGCACGCCGACGCTTCGATGCCGTGATCGACGTGTTCGGCGAGGCCAAGTCCGACGCGCTCGCCCGCGCCGACACCGTGCTTGCGACGCTGCCCGATCTCTCGGCGTGCGCGCGAGTCGACGCGTGGGGTGAGCGCGCGCGACTCGACCCGGAGCGTCAGGCCGCGTACGACGATCTCTCGCGTGCGGTCGATCGTGCGGTCGCCCAGGTCGCTGCGGGGCGCGTCGCGGTGGGCCGGTCGGCGCTCGACGAGGTCATCCCTGCGCTCGAGAGCGCGGGCTTCCAGGAGCCGCTGATCGAGGCCCGACGGCGGCGCGGAGAGGCGTTGCTGAGCGCGGGCCGGCGCGACGACGCGCTGGTCGACCTGGTCGCCGCACACGATCTCGCGCTGCTGCATGCCGATCGCGACACCATCGCAGAGACGATGCTGCAGCTCGCGCGCGCCGTGGGCGAGACCCCGGCAGGCACGACGGAAGCGCAGCGGTGGTTGGCCTCGGCGCGCCACCTCGTCGACGTGTTGCAGTGGTCGCCGCAGCGGCAGGAGCCGCTGGGGCTCGCGGCAGCCGAGATCGCCGCCAATGGCGAGCAGGAGGCACACAGCCTCGAGCTCATCGACCGCATGCTGGAGCAGGACCCGCTCGACGTCACGACCCACATCCGTCTGCTGTCGCTGCGTGGGGCGGTGCTGCAGCGTTCGGGTCGCTTCGAGGAGGCGCTCGCGACCCACGACCTCGCGCTTGCCTATGTCGAACGCGAGCGGGGCCCCAACCACCCGCTCACGGCCGACGTGCTGGGCAACCGCACCGTCGCGCTCGACGGGCTCTCGCGACTCGACGAGATCGAGCGCTCACTCGCACGCATGCTCGAGATCCGCGTCGCCGCGTTCGGGCCCGACGCGCCGTTGGTCGGCGACGTGTACCTGCAGCTGGCAGGCACCGCCGTCGCGGCCGGCCGCATGCGCGAGGCCGCATCGTCACTCACCCGCGCCGAGGCGCTGCACCGCGCCGGCGGCGACGACATCGGGCTGGTCTACGACCTCGCGATGATCGGGGAGGTGCAGCTGGCGTTGGATGACGTCGAGCGATCGCGGGTGGCCTACGACGAGGCAGTCGCGCTGGCGGAGCGTACCTACGGCCCCAACTCGCTCCGCGTCGCCAACGTACTGCTCGAGCGCGACAACCTCCATCGCGCGTCGGGCCAGCCCGGTCGATCGCTGGTCGAACTCGAGCGCGCCCAGACGATCCTGAGCCGCGAGCTTGCGCCCGACGATACCCGGCTGGCGCTGGCGCAGGGGCGCCTCTCGACCGTGTACGGCGAGCTCGGTCGCCACGAAGAGGCGGTCGCACACGCGCGCGCGGCGATGCGCACGTTCGACGCGCGGCTGCCACCCGACAGCCCCAATCGCGTGCTCGTGCTGCGGAGCTTCGCCGGCGTGCTGTCGGCGGCCGGCGAGCACGGCGAGGCGCTCGATCGGCTGCGGGCGGCGCAGCGCCTCGCCGATCGCGTCTTGCCCTCGACACACCGCGATCGCCTGGGGATCCACGTCGATCTCGTCAACGAGCTCGTCGCCAACGGATCGCGCGACGAGGCGATCGCGGCCGCCCGCGCAGCGATCGCGATGATGCCGGGGGTCGTCGATCCGCCCGAGCGCGCGACCTCGCTACCCGAGCTGCTGCGCCGGGCGCAGGCGCTGCCCCGCGGCCGCGCGAACGGGTGA
- a CDS encoding CIA30 family protein: MPDASLVIRNVRVFDGEQVLPRTSVWIDDGHIVAIDAEAPPPAGAEIVDGGGRTLLPGLIDAHAHAHSGADLEQAAVFGVTCELDMMGDPAFVASRRRRKPGTKPLAADLLGAGFAATPKGGHGTEYGGAVPTLDRPEDAAAFVAARAKEGSDYLKIVYDDGFGPIQFARLDSPSLRAAIDAAKREDLLSVVHVGSAQEFRTVIEAGADGLAHLVLEGEIDAATVTLAREHGVFVTDTMPVLFGLCQPGRGAALAADPRLAPYLWPAVARELSSSFELGDYAPSCTPVSRAAKQLHDAGVDLLASTDAPNPGTAHGVSMHDELALLVDAGLTPIAALAAATSKPATRFGLDDRGRIRVGARADVVLVAGDPTTDILATRDIVAVYKDGEAVPRERTRERVQKAYAEIERLRALPAPAGSESGRVSDFDDGSSGAAYGSGWVASTDEIAGGSSTATIGVVKGGAAKSKHALQIRGELTAAAGAIAWAGAMFMPGPSPMAAANLSSKTKLVAWVRGDPGHYQVMLLSGPMPARVELEVGKAWRRVEIPLDRFDGVDTWALVGVLFAAVGEPRRFTLELDDVRIE; the protein is encoded by the coding sequence ATGCCCGACGCCAGCCTCGTGATCCGCAACGTGCGGGTGTTCGACGGCGAGCAGGTGCTGCCACGCACGAGCGTGTGGATCGACGACGGCCACATCGTCGCCATCGATGCCGAGGCCCCCCCGCCGGCGGGCGCGGAGATCGTCGACGGCGGTGGCCGCACGTTGTTGCCGGGCCTCATCGATGCCCACGCCCACGCGCACAGCGGCGCCGATCTCGAGCAGGCGGCGGTCTTCGGTGTGACGTGCGAGCTCGACATGATGGGTGATCCCGCATTCGTGGCCTCGCGGCGCCGACGCAAGCCCGGCACCAAGCCGCTCGCGGCCGATCTGTTGGGTGCCGGCTTCGCGGCCACGCCCAAGGGTGGCCACGGCACCGAGTACGGCGGCGCCGTGCCGACGCTCGACCGTCCGGAGGATGCAGCCGCGTTCGTCGCTGCGCGTGCGAAGGAGGGCTCCGACTACCTGAAGATCGTCTACGACGACGGCTTCGGTCCGATCCAGTTTGCGCGGCTCGACTCGCCGAGCCTGCGTGCCGCCATCGATGCAGCCAAGCGCGAGGACCTACTCTCGGTCGTCCACGTCGGCTCGGCGCAGGAGTTCCGCACGGTGATCGAAGCCGGCGCCGACGGACTCGCGCACCTCGTGCTCGAGGGCGAGATCGACGCGGCGACCGTCACGCTCGCGCGCGAGCACGGTGTCTTCGTCACCGACACCATGCCGGTGTTGTTCGGCCTGTGCCAACCGGGCCGCGGCGCCGCGCTGGCGGCCGATCCCCGCCTCGCGCCCTACCTGTGGCCCGCGGTGGCCCGCGAGCTGTCGTCGAGCTTCGAGCTCGGTGACTACGCGCCGTCGTGCACTCCGGTATCCCGCGCTGCAAAGCAGCTGCACGACGCTGGGGTCGATCTGCTGGCCAGCACCGACGCGCCCAACCCCGGCACCGCGCACGGCGTCAGCATGCACGACGAGCTCGCGCTGCTGGTCGACGCTGGCCTGACGCCGATCGCCGCGCTGGCAGCCGCGACCTCGAAGCCCGCCACGCGCTTCGGCCTCGACGATCGCGGGCGCATCCGCGTGGGCGCACGTGCGGATGTCGTGCTGGTCGCCGGCGACCCGACCACGGACATCCTCGCCACGCGCGACATCGTGGCGGTCTACAAGGACGGCGAGGCGGTGCCCCGCGAGCGCACCCGCGAGCGCGTGCAGAAGGCCTACGCCGAGATCGAGCGCCTGCGGGCCCTGCCGGCACCTGCGGGCAGCGAGTCGGGGCGCGTGTCGGACTTCGACGATGGCAGCAGCGGCGCCGCGTACGGCAGCGGCTGGGTGGCCTCGACCGACGAGATCGCGGGCGGCAGCTCGACCGCGACGATCGGCGTGGTGAAGGGCGGCGCTGCGAAGAGCAAGCACGCGCTGCAGATCCGCGGTGAGCTGACCGCGGCCGCCGGGGCAATCGCCTGGGCTGGCGCGATGTTCATGCCCGGCCCGTCGCCGATGGCCGCGGCGAACCTCTCGAGCAAGACCAAGCTCGTCGCGTGGGTGCGCGGCGACCCCGGCCACTACCAGGTGATGCTGCTGTCGGGTCCGATGCCGGCCCGCGTCGAGCTCGAGGTGGGCAAGGCCTGGCGCCGCGTCGAGATCCCGCTCGATCGCTTCGACGGGGTCGACACGTGGGCGCTCGTCGGCGTGCTGTTCGCGGCCGTCGGCGAGCCGCGCCGCTTCACGCTCGAGCTCGACGACGTGCGCATCGAGTGA
- a CDS encoding sigma-70 family RNA polymerase sigma factor, whose protein sequence is MDASERAELEAVIAAHCAASEYGAAATAAIKGYGPEILGYLLAATHREQETAEIFSEFCENLWRGLPGFRGEASFRTWSYRLAYHALARAARDGIRKRRRTIAMAEVPEVEAIIDHVRTRTLPHMRTEIKAEVMRLREQLPEDDRTLLILRVDRRLEWDEIASIIEPELPDAADVRRLSATLRKRFERVKLKLRELAKDVPLD, encoded by the coding sequence ATGGATGCGAGCGAGCGCGCCGAACTCGAGGCCGTGATCGCAGCGCACTGCGCCGCGTCGGAGTATGGCGCGGCGGCGACCGCCGCCATCAAGGGCTACGGCCCCGAGATCCTCGGCTACTTGCTCGCGGCGACCCACCGCGAGCAGGAGACCGCCGAGATCTTCTCGGAGTTCTGCGAGAACCTGTGGCGTGGCCTGCCGGGGTTCCGCGGTGAGGCCAGCTTCCGCACCTGGTCGTATCGCCTCGCCTACCACGCGCTCGCGCGTGCGGCCCGTGACGGCATCCGCAAGCGTCGCCGCACGATCGCGATGGCCGAGGTGCCCGAGGTCGAGGCCATCATCGATCACGTGCGCACGCGAACGCTTCCGCACATGCGTACCGAGATCAAGGCCGAGGTGATGCGACTGCGCGAGCAGCTGCCCGAGGACGACCGCACGCTGCTCATCCTGCGCGTGGATCGACGGCTCGAGTGGGACGAGATCGCGTCGATCATCGAGCCCGAGCTGCCCGACGCGGCCGATGTCCGGCGTCTGAGCGCGACGCTGCGCAAGCGGTTCGAGCGGGTGAAGCTCAAGCTCCGCGAGCTCGCCAAGGACGTCCCGCTCGACTGA
- the pgl gene encoding 6-phosphogluconolactonase encodes MSAASEHRAPTRVLQRSGALVVVFADAEALVDYAARELAMIASDCVDEQGRFDWVLAGGSTPEDLYRRIAGGDLSLPWARTHVWFGDERCVGPDDPQSNYRMAHAAMLGTAPARAATVHRMKGEQDPARAAIDYEAEIRRACQLPAGGFPAFDLTLLGVGEDGHTASLFPGTPALAIRDRIVVENPVAKLATTRLTMTIPTLCHSRRAWIFAVGARKAAILKDVLGATRDAARWPVQGVRTARPVVWWLDEAAAAGMG; translated from the coding sequence GTGAGCGCGGCCTCCGAGCACCGTGCGCCCACGCGCGTGCTGCAGCGCAGCGGCGCGCTGGTGGTGGTGTTCGCCGACGCCGAGGCGCTGGTCGACTACGCCGCCCGCGAGCTGGCGATGATCGCCAGCGACTGCGTCGACGAGCAGGGCCGCTTCGACTGGGTGCTCGCCGGCGGCAGCACCCCGGAGGATCTCTACCGACGCATCGCCGGTGGCGACCTCTCGCTGCCGTGGGCCCGCACCCACGTGTGGTTCGGCGACGAGCGCTGCGTCGGCCCCGACGATCCGCAGAGCAACTACCGCATGGCCCACGCGGCGATGCTGGGCACCGCGCCGGCGCGGGCCGCCACCGTGCACCGCATGAAGGGCGAGCAGGATCCCGCCCGCGCCGCGATCGACTACGAGGCCGAGATCCGCCGCGCGTGCCAGCTCCCCGCCGGTGGTTTCCCCGCCTTCGATCTCACCCTGCTCGGCGTCGGCGAAGACGGCCACACCGCCTCGCTGTTCCCCGGCACGCCCGCGCTCGCGATCCGCGACCGCATCGTCGTCGAGAACCCGGTCGCCAAGCTCGCGACCACGCGGTTGACCATGACGATCCCCACGCTGTGCCACTCGCGTCGGGCGTGGATCTTCGCGGTCGGTGCCCGCAAGGCCGCGATCCTGAAGGACGTGCTCGGCGCCACGCGGGATGCCGCCCGCTGGCCGGTGCAGGGGGTTCGCACGGCGCGACCGGTGGTGTGGTGGCTGGACGAGGCGGCCGCGGCGGGCATGGGGTGA